Proteins from a genomic interval of Trifolium pratense cultivar HEN17-A07 linkage group LG6, ARS_RC_1.1, whole genome shotgun sequence:
- the LOC123892191 gene encoding G-type lectin S-receptor-like serine/threonine-protein kinase At1g11330 yields the protein MRGQNQMKVDELPLYDFKKLETATNNFHIGNMLGKGGFGLVYKGIMEDGLEIAVKRLSKASGQGIEEFMNEVLVISKLQHRNLVRLLGCCVEKGEQILVYEFMPNKSLDAFLFDPLQKKILDWRKRSNIIEGIARGILYLHRDSRLRIIHRDLKASNILLDVDMIPKISDFGLARIVKGGEDNEANTNRVVGTYGYMPPEYAMEGLFSEKSDVYSFGVLLLEIVSGRRNSSFYNNEDSLSLVGFAWKLWLEDNIISLIDPEVWDACVERNMLRCIHIGLLCVQELPRERPNISTVVLMLISEITHLPPPGKVAFVHRQNSKSTESSQKSHQSNSINNVTLSEVQGR from the exons ATGAGAGGacaaaatcaaatgaaagtGGATGAGCTACCACTATATGATTTCAAAAAGCTCGAAACTGCCACAAACAATTTTCACATTGGTAATATGCTCGGGAAGGGAGGTTTTGGCCTAGTATACAAG GGAATAATGGAAGATGGTCTTGAAATTGCGGTGAAAAGACTCTCAAAAGCATCTGGACAAGGAATAGAAGAATTCATGAATGAAGTTTTAGTGATTTCAAAACTTCAACATCGAAATCTTGTAAGACTTCTTGGTTGTTGTGTTGAAAAGGGCGAGCAAATTTTGGTTTATGAGTTCATGCCAAATAAGAGTTTGGATGCCTTTCTCTTTG atccactacaaaagaaaattttagaTTGGAGAAAGAGGTCAAACATAATCGAAGGAATAGCTCGAGGTATACTCTATCTTCATAGAGATTCAAGACTAAGGATCATACATAGAGATTTGAAAGCCAGCAACATCTTACTTGATGTCGACATGATTCCAAAAATATCAGACTTTGGTTTAGCTAGAATAGTTAAAGGTGGAGAAGATAACGAAGCTAACACAAACAGGGTTGTTGGAACATA TGGTTATATGCCGCCTGAATATGCAATGGAGGGACTTTTCTCTGAGAAATCAGATGTCTATAGCTTTGGGGTTTTATTGCTAGAGATTGTTAGCGGAAGGAGAAATAGTAGCTTTTATAACAACGAGGATTCTCTTAGTCTTGTAGGCTTT GCATGGAAGTTATGGTTAGAGGACAACATTATATCTCTAATAGATCCGGAAGTATGGGATGCATGCGTTGAGAGAAACATGTTGAGGTGCATACACATAGGACTTTTATGTGTGCAAGAACTTCCAAGAGAAAGACCAAATATATCAACTGTAGTTTTAATGCTCATAAGTGAGATTACACATCTTCCTCCTCCAGGAAAAGTTGCATTTGTTCATAGACAAAATTCTAAAAGTACAGAATCTTCACAAAAAAGTCATCAATCTAACTCAATCAACAATGTaactctgagtgaagttcaagGCAGATAA